One window of Pandoraea oxalativorans genomic DNA carries:
- a CDS encoding nucleoside hydrolase, translated as MSEPNDRVRHGEGGAHRLRGRRRFLSTSLAASLVTLSASAAGGANAELTLTDGAARLTATGAPRRTLIIDTDPGQDDAIAILFAIGADDQLDLSAITAVAGNVPLALTERNARIVRDWAGKTHTLPVYAGCPRPLMRGLTTAADVNGRSGLDGVTLHAPRGPLEKPHAVTYLIDTLRAAAPGSLTLVGIGPLTNLALALTAAPEGVRALREIVIMGGAWYQRGNITPTAEFNVYVDPEAASIVVGAGAPITVVPRDVSVKAPITPARIAAFRALNNRCGAIVADIMTAQVAFQQRRVGVASAPMYDPCTIGYLIDPTMFGGRRVSVAVETTGQLTLGQTVVDWNGRSKRPANAMWLTDVDAERFYDTLLARISRLP; from the coding sequence ATGAGTGAACCGAACGATAGAGTGCGTCACGGCGAGGGCGGCGCGCACCGGCTGCGCGGCCGCCGCCGCTTCCTGAGCACGTCGCTCGCGGCGTCGCTCGTCACGCTCAGCGCGAGCGCAGCCGGTGGCGCGAACGCCGAGCTCACCTTGACCGACGGCGCTGCACGCCTCACCGCGACCGGCGCGCCGCGCCGCACCCTTATCATCGATACCGACCCGGGCCAGGACGACGCCATTGCGATCCTGTTCGCCATCGGCGCCGACGATCAGCTTGACCTGTCGGCGATCACGGCCGTCGCCGGCAACGTACCGCTGGCGCTGACCGAGCGCAACGCACGGATCGTGCGCGACTGGGCGGGCAAAACCCACACGCTGCCTGTCTACGCGGGGTGCCCCCGGCCGCTCATGCGCGGGCTCACGACCGCCGCCGACGTCAACGGTCGCTCGGGGCTGGACGGTGTCACGCTGCATGCACCGCGTGGCCCGCTGGAAAAGCCGCACGCCGTGACGTACCTGATCGACACCCTGCGCGCTGCCGCGCCGGGCAGCCTCACGTTGGTCGGCATTGGCCCGCTGACCAACCTCGCCCTCGCACTGACCGCCGCGCCCGAGGGGGTGCGGGCCCTGCGTGAGATTGTCATCATGGGGGGGGCGTGGTACCAGCGCGGCAACATCACGCCGACGGCCGAGTTTAATGTCTACGTCGACCCGGAAGCGGCCAGCATCGTGGTCGGCGCCGGCGCCCCGATCACGGTCGTGCCGCGCGACGTGAGTGTCAAGGCGCCCATCACGCCCGCGCGCATCGCGGCGTTCCGCGCGTTGAACAACCGGTGCGGTGCAATCGTCGCGGACATCATGACGGCGCAAGTGGCGTTTCAGCAGCGACGTGTCGGGGTGGCCTCGGCCCCCATGTACGACCCGTGCACCATCGGCTATCTCATCGACCCGACGATGTTCGGCGGGCGCCGTGTGAGCGTGGCTGTCGAGACGACCGGTCAACTCACGCTCGGGCAAACCGTGGTGGATTGGAACGGCCGCTCGAAGCGGCCGGCAAACGCCATGTGGCTCACGGATGTGGACGCCGAGCGCTTTTACGACACGTTGCTCGCGCGGATCTCGCGGCTGCCCTGA
- a CDS encoding winged helix-turn-helix domain-containing protein: MHRIFMYEFRVNGSAVFSPKDNLLVNKRLGRTFPLAPVASRLLLFLCCHPNVIVKRREIFRAVWEDFGFEVSQGSINQTIFVLRGALDDAGVGADCIRTIPRIGYCLLAGVERITHETCGSVQGTEFMPAQAPGRETAGEAEVAHDPITSFVFPGV, translated from the coding sequence ATGCATCGCATTTTTATGTACGAGTTTCGCGTCAATGGCAGCGCCGTTTTTTCGCCGAAGGACAACCTGCTCGTCAATAAGCGGTTGGGCCGGACCTTCCCCCTCGCGCCGGTCGCATCGAGGTTGCTGCTCTTTCTTTGCTGCCACCCGAATGTGATCGTCAAGCGCCGCGAAATTTTTCGCGCGGTGTGGGAAGACTTTGGCTTTGAGGTGTCGCAAGGCAGCATTAATCAGACCATTTTTGTGCTGCGCGGCGCCTTGGACGACGCGGGGGTCGGCGCGGACTGCATCCGAACGATTCCTCGTATTGGCTACTGTCTGCTGGCCGGGGTTGAGCGAATCACGCATGAGACCTGCGGGTCGGTCCAAGGCACGGAATTTATGCCCGCGCAAGCGCCGGGACGTGAGACGGCCGGCGAGGCAGAGGTGGCTCACGACCCGATCACGTCGTTCGTTTTCCCCGGCGTTTGA
- a CDS encoding DNA-binding response regulator, with the protein MDDEESVRTLLAEFLQTLGYRVRLANDGQEGVHKAQVLRPDAILMDVRMPVCDGVAACRLLKATPATRDIPVIFITAASLPQERVAGLMVGAVDYITHPFDLEEIRLRLAIHLKPPPDEAREQGDPAAPLPSCTARLDVALFEAARARLLDDLAHPPQLQALAASIGTNAKRLNAAFKQCVGVTVFDYLREVRMKTALRLLSETSLEVQQISHALGYGSTANFSTAFRERFGVAPRQFRKARHSGVD; encoded by the coding sequence GTGGACGACGAGGAAAGCGTCCGAACACTGCTCGCGGAGTTCCTGCAAACGCTCGGCTACCGCGTGCGGCTGGCCAACGACGGGCAGGAGGGGGTCCACAAAGCGCAGGTGTTGCGCCCCGATGCCATCCTCATGGACGTGCGCATGCCCGTGTGTGACGGCGTGGCCGCCTGTCGTTTGCTCAAAGCCACGCCCGCCACGCGGGACATCCCGGTGATCTTTATCACCGCGGCGAGCTTGCCACAGGAGCGCGTCGCAGGGCTGATGGTCGGCGCCGTGGATTACATCACGCACCCCTTTGACTTGGAAGAAATCCGGCTGCGCTTGGCGATTCATCTGAAGCCGCCGCCGGACGAAGCGCGCGAACAGGGCGACCCGGCGGCGCCCCTGCCGTCGTGCACCGCGCGCCTGGACGTGGCGCTCTTCGAGGCCGCGCGGGCGCGCTTGCTCGACGATCTGGCCCATCCGCCGCAATTGCAAGCGCTCGCCGCGTCGATTGGCACCAACGCGAAGCGGCTCAATGCCGCCTTCAAACAATGTGTCGGCGTAACGGTCTTCGACTACTTGCGCGAAGTCCGCATGAAAACCGCGTTGCGCCTGCTCTCGGAGACCTCATTGGAAGTCCAACAAATTTCCCATGCCCTCGGCTATGGCAGCACCGCCAATTTCTCCACCGCCTTTCGCGAGCGCTTCGGCGTCGCGCCCCGTCAGTTCCGCAAAGCGCGCCACAGCGGCGTGGATTGA
- a CDS encoding hybrid sensor histidine kinase/response regulator, translating to MAMLTVAQRDLTLREVLARDDWRPVHGANVNVGFTAATVWLTGALCNPGRTPVTRWLAVGTPRLESVTFFREGDATRGGAPPLVAGNHTPLAARAVAALLPVFPITLAPGERIRWALRVQSRSAVAIVPTLWEPTAYRQHEGLALVGTALLAAIALLVALFSLAQAWSWRDRGFLLLATWMTLALLYALAFDGYLYRYVFVQGGAWAVRAPGTLGSLASLCYVAVTLAFTGLARVPLWRWVYRGFVGLLLLAVGWTAWGDYRAGALYANGVGMAFYAVWFVSLLDAWRRGLPHARVFLLCYTPVWVSVALGMLQVQGVLDWAPLRHLHTSWLPGLCVMGMVGLLATRRAQQLHTAHAVALNTYLRAQDAAQARLEQAVSERTTALRAALAGAEQARRAKADFLASISHDLRTPLTTILGQAELLQSGGGAPAERARLIRSSGQHMLTMVSNLIDYARDDALEAAEPTAVYLHAMLETIAHTGAELARRHDNQFTFSVEGTPPPVVALDADGLYRVLGNLLDNASKYTRHGTIRLHVAFEGGDARDGGEGGEAVDAGASAEARAGDAVPCRAATLRYQVSDTGPGIDPADHQRILEPFTRLANAQGLPGIGMGLAIAHRWVTRQGGTLVIESARGAGTTVRVTVPARVASEVDVAHPALTAVACPGPDIDGTGRRLWLAEDTAEIRHLLEDRLSALGFAVEAFADGRALIARLHAPHTARPDAVLTDGAMPHADGMAVLRAARAWRAEVPVVLLSAWPLPDTADGAPARPSFDAVLRKPIDFSELQRTLAHLLGLGATAAPAPVPPAAPGAGDERAPVGQCRASHRSASSAAGSAAEK from the coding sequence ATGGCGATGCTCACGGTGGCGCAGCGCGACCTGACCCTGCGCGAGGTGCTCGCGCGCGACGACTGGCGCCCGGTGCACGGTGCGAATGTGAATGTGGGCTTCACCGCCGCGACGGTCTGGCTCACGGGCGCGCTGTGCAACCCCGGCCGCACGCCGGTGACGCGGTGGCTCGCGGTCGGCACGCCACGACTGGAGTCGGTGACGTTCTTCCGTGAGGGCGATGCGACGCGCGGCGGGGCGCCGCCCCTGGTGGCGGGCAACCACACGCCGCTGGCCGCACGCGCCGTCGCGGCGTTGCTGCCGGTGTTCCCGATCACGCTCGCGCCCGGCGAGCGCATCCGGTGGGCCTTGCGGGTGCAAAGCCGCTCGGCGGTGGCGATCGTGCCGACGCTGTGGGAGCCGACGGCGTATCGCCAGCACGAGGGCCTGGCGCTGGTCGGCACCGCGTTGCTGGCGGCCATCGCGCTGCTGGTCGCGCTCTTCTCGCTGGCGCAGGCATGGAGTTGGCGCGATCGCGGTTTCCTGCTGCTGGCGACGTGGATGACGCTGGCGCTGCTCTACGCGCTGGCGTTCGACGGCTACCTGTATCGGTACGTGTTCGTGCAAGGGGGGGCGTGGGCCGTGCGCGCGCCCGGTACCCTGGGCAGCCTGGCCAGCCTGTGTTACGTCGCGGTCACACTGGCCTTTACCGGCCTGGCTCGGGTGCCGCTGTGGCGATGGGTCTATCGGGGCTTTGTCGGCTTGCTGCTGCTTGCCGTGGGCTGGACCGCGTGGGGCGATTACCGCGCCGGCGCGCTGTACGCCAACGGCGTGGGGATGGCGTTCTACGCGGTGTGGTTCGTCTCGCTGCTCGATGCGTGGCGGCGGGGCTTGCCGCACGCGCGCGTGTTCCTGCTGTGCTACACCCCGGTGTGGGTCTCGGTGGCCCTGGGCATGTTGCAGGTGCAAGGCGTGCTCGATTGGGCGCCGTTGAGGCACCTGCACACGTCGTGGCTGCCGGGGCTCTGCGTGATGGGCATGGTGGGCCTGTTGGCCACGCGCCGCGCACAGCAGCTTCACACCGCGCATGCGGTGGCGCTGAACACCTATCTGAGGGCTCAGGACGCGGCACAGGCACGCCTGGAACAGGCGGTCAGTGAGCGCACCACGGCCTTGCGCGCGGCGCTGGCGGGCGCCGAGCAGGCCCGGCGCGCGAAGGCGGATTTCCTCGCCAGCATCAGCCACGATCTGCGCACACCGCTCACCACGATCCTCGGGCAAGCCGAGCTGCTGCAGTCCGGCGGCGGTGCGCCCGCCGAGCGCGCGCGGCTCATTCGCAGCAGCGGTCAACACATGCTCACCATGGTCAGCAATTTGATCGACTACGCCCGCGACGACGCGCTGGAGGCGGCGGAGCCCACCGCCGTCTATTTGCACGCGATGCTCGAGACCATCGCCCACACCGGCGCCGAGCTGGCGCGGCGCCACGACAATCAGTTCACCTTTTCCGTGGAAGGGACGCCGCCGCCGGTGGTGGCCCTGGACGCGGACGGGCTGTATCGCGTCCTCGGCAATTTGTTGGATAACGCGAGCAAATACACCCGGCACGGCACGATCCGCCTGCATGTGGCGTTCGAGGGCGGCGATGCGCGCGACGGGGGCGAGGGGGGCGAAGCGGTCGACGCGGGCGCGAGCGCCGAGGCGCGCGCGGGTGACGCGGTGCCGTGCCGTGCCGCCACCCTGCGCTACCAAGTGTCGGACACGGGACCGGGCATTGACCCCGCCGACCATCAACGCATTTTGGAGCCCTTCACGCGCCTGGCGAATGCACAGGGCCTGCCCGGCATTGGCATGGGCTTGGCCATCGCCCATCGGTGGGTGACGCGCCAGGGCGGCACCTTGGTCATTGAGAGCGCGCGCGGGGCCGGCACCACCGTGCGCGTGACGGTGCCGGCGCGTGTGGCGTCCGAGGTGGACGTGGCGCACCCCGCGCTCACCGCCGTGGCATGCCCCGGGCCTGACATCGACGGGACGGGACGACGGCTCTGGCTGGCCGAGGACACGGCGGAGATTCGGCACCTCTTGGAGGACCGCTTAAGCGCTCTGGGCTTCGCGGTCGAGGCGTTTGCCGACGGTCGCGCGCTCATCGCGCGCCTGCACGCCCCGCACACCGCGCGGCCCGACGCGGTGCTCACGGATGGCGCGATGCCACACGCCGACGGCATGGCGGTGCTGCGCGCGGCGCGCGCCTGGCGCGCCGAAGTGCCGGTGGTGTTGCTCAGTGCGTGGCCCCTGCCCGACACCGCCGACGGCGCGCCGGCGCGTCCCTCGTTCGACGCGGTGTTACGTAAGCCCATCGACTTTTCCGAGCTGCAGCGCACGCTCGCGCACCTGCTTGGGCTGGGGGCCACCGCGGCCCCGGCCCCGGTCCCTCCCGCCGCGCCCGGCGCGGGCGACGAGCGCGCGCCGGTGGGTCAATGCCGCGCCAGCCACCGGTCGGCGAGCTCCGCCGCGGGCAGCGCGGCGGAGAAGTGA
- a CDS encoding GGDEF domain-containing phosphodiesterase has translation MGLLDRSGFRLELAAVLARPRRAGTQIAVFTLRLRRVRRIRAALGDAAADALLTEAAHRLAAFIGGASLARLDGTRFCFYRQVSGEDEACEFARGVFAAFQRPLDAHGVDVVIGVNVGIGLAPLGMDGAEEVMSQSGCALDRAAALSEYSVNLYTPSLRESAARRLALEAALRRALEHDLSLHLQYQPKVGLTAWNLYGVEALCRWTCPNFGVVPASEFISIAEESELIELLGWWVLEQVCQQLLRWRAEGFVLPCVAINLSGRQLSDAELPRKILQCTSRHGLAPALFEFEITESTIVADVSVAAATLARIRALGFRVTLDDFGAEHSNLHYLRKLPIDSLKIDKQFVEDLADGGADEALCRAMLLLGDMLELPLIVEGVETEWQCATLIRLGFQWGQGFHFSAALPAAELADRWLARH, from the coding sequence ATGGGATTGCTCGATCGCTCCGGCTTTCGGTTGGAACTCGCGGCGGTGCTGGCCCGGCCGCGGCGCGCCGGCACGCAGATCGCGGTCTTTACGCTGCGCTTGCGCCGCGTGCGTCGCATTCGTGCCGCGCTCGGCGACGCCGCCGCCGACGCCCTGCTCACGGAGGCGGCCCACCGACTCGCTGCGTTCATCGGCGGCGCCTCGCTCGCGCGCCTTGACGGCACCCGTTTCTGCTTTTACCGGCAGGTCAGCGGCGAGGACGAAGCCTGCGAATTCGCGCGCGGCGTGTTTGCCGCGTTCCAACGGCCCCTCGACGCGCATGGCGTGGATGTGGTCATCGGCGTCAATGTGGGCATCGGCCTGGCGCCGCTCGGCATGGACGGGGCCGAGGAAGTGATGTCGCAAAGCGGTTGCGCGCTCGATCGTGCCGCCGCCCTCAGCGAGTATTCGGTGAATCTCTATACCCCCAGTTTGCGCGAATCCGCGGCGCGGCGGCTGGCGCTCGAGGCCGCTTTGCGGCGCGCCCTTGAGCACGATCTCAGCCTGCACCTTCAATATCAGCCGAAGGTCGGTTTGACCGCCTGGAACCTGTACGGGGTCGAAGCCCTGTGCCGCTGGACCTGTCCGAATTTCGGCGTCGTGCCGGCGAGCGAATTCATCTCGATCGCGGAAGAGTCGGAACTCATTGAACTGCTCGGCTGGTGGGTGCTCGAGCAGGTGTGTCAGCAGCTGCTGCGCTGGCGTGCCGAGGGTTTCGTGCTGCCCTGCGTGGCGATCAACCTGTCGGGGCGACAACTGAGCGACGCCGAGCTGCCCCGGAAAATTTTGCAATGCACCTCTCGCCATGGCCTCGCGCCCGCCCTGTTCGAGTTCGAGATCACCGAGTCGACCATCGTGGCGGATGTCTCGGTGGCGGCCGCCACGCTTGCCCGCATTCGCGCCCTGGGGTTTCGCGTCACGCTCGATGATTTCGGGGCGGAGCACTCCAATCTGCATTATCTGCGCAAACTGCCGATCGACAGCCTCAAGATCGACAAGCAGTTCGTCGAGGATTTGGCCGACGGCGGCGCCGACGAAGCCTTGTGCCGCGCGATGCTGCTGCTGGGCGATATGCTCGAACTGCCGCTGATCGTCGAAGGCGTGGAGACCGAATGGCAGTGTGCCACGCTCATCCGGCTAGGCTTCCAATGGGGACAGGGCTTTCACTTCTCCGCCGCGCTGCCCGCGGCGGAGCTCGCCGACCGGTGGCTGGCGCGGCATTGA